From Candidatus Binatia bacterium:
GATCTGAAGCTCGGGGTTCAGCCCCTGCTGGACGAGGCGGATCGCCCCGAGCAGATGGCTCAGTCCTTCGAGGGCGTAGTACTCGCACTGGACCGGCACCAGCACCGACCGCGCCGCGGTCAACGCGTTGATCGTCAGGAAGCCGAGCGAGGGCGGCGGGTCGATGAGGATGAAGTCGAAGTCCCCCTCGATCTCGCGCAGCGCGTCCTTGAGCCGGTACTCACGGCGGTCCACGCCGACCAGCTCGACCTCCGCTCCGACGAGCCTCTGACCCGAGGGCACCAGGCTGAGGCCGGGCACTTCCGTTTCCATCAGGACCTCGCGGAGGGTGGCGTGCGCGGTCAGGACGTCGTAGATCCCGCGCGTCACCTTCACGCCGGGATAGCCGAGACCGCTGCCTGCGTTTCCTTGGGGATCCAGATCGATGAGGAGGACCCGGCGCTGCGCCATCGCGAGCGCCGCCGCCAGATTCACGGCGGTCGTCGTCTTCCCGACGCCACCCTTTTGGTTCGCCACCGCTACCGTCCTTGGCATCGCACCACCACCCTGTCCACGAACCGAAGTTGGGTTGTCCGAATCGGGGAGATCGCAGTGTAGGGGAGAAGAGAACGGAGCGCCAGCGATTCCATGTTTCACGTGAAACATGGGCGTATGTGGCTGGAAAATTGTGCGTTGTCCAGGAGGGCCCGAAACTAAGTGGGC
This genomic window contains:
- a CDS encoding ParA family protein, with translation MPRTVAVANQKGGVGKTTTAVNLAAALAMAQRRVLLIDLDPQGNAGSGLGYPGVKVTRGIYDVLTAHATLREVLMETEVPGLSLVPSGQRLVGAEVELVGVDRREYRLKDALREIEGDFDFILIDPPPSLGFLTINALTAARSVLVPVQCEYYALEGLSHLLGAIRLVQQGLNPELQIEGVLLTMYDNRLNLSQQVLEETRRFFAERVYRTVIPRNVRLSEAPSFGKPVVIYDPQCAGATSYVNLAREVLERG